Proteins encoded in a region of the Flavobacteriaceae bacterium HL-DH10 genome:
- a CDS encoding cupin domain-containing protein, translated as MKIFRLRIPKKKNVFFVFLFLLSISLLAQEKKMIKNEMSLVKSIDDTDIVWNPAPDFFPGCSFTILHGEIENPNLDFFFKIEPNTNVISHTHNSSERMILITGELEVNYEGEKSKILKAGNYAYGPAKKPHKAKCLDKGPCVLFIAMVEPFDAVPIE; from the coding sequence ATGAAAATTTTTAGACTAAGAATCCCCAAAAAGAAGAATGTGTTTTTCGTCTTCTTATTTTTGTTAAGTATTAGTTTACTTGCACAAGAAAAAAAAATGATTAAAAATGAAATGTCTTTGGTAAAATCGATTGATGATACTGACATTGTATGGAATCCAGCACCAGATTTTTTTCCTGGTTGTTCATTTACCATTTTGCATGGTGAAATTGAAAATCCAAATTTAGATTTCTTTTTTAAAATTGAACCAAATACAAACGTTATAAGCCATACTCATAATTCTTCTGAACGAATGATACTAATTACCGGTGAATTAGAGGTCAATTATGAAGGTGAGAAATCAAAAATATTAAAAGCAGGAAACTATGCTTATGGTCCTGCAAAAAAACCTCACAAAGCAAAATGTCTTGATAAAGGTCCTTGTGTATTATTTATTGCAATGGTAGAGCCTTTCGATGCTGTTCCAATAGAATAG
- a CDS encoding pyruvate dehydrogenase complex dihydrolipoamide acetyltransferase, which produces MAIVVNMPRLSDTMEEGTVATWLKKVGDKIEEGDILAEIETDKATMEFESFNEGTLLHIGVQEGETTKVDELLAIIGDEGEDISGLLNGGGGNASAEVEEEAITEPTEGVEEKSDAVPTQELPEGVIVVTMPRLSDTMEEGTVATWLKKVGDTVEEGDILAEIETDKATMEFESFQSGTLLEIGLQEGESAKVDALLAIIGPAGTDVSGVAANFSNVAAPAKKEEAPKVETKQEAPKSTPVVAQKTSAPAPTPVTANGRLFVSPLAKKIAEEKGINLTQVQGSGENGRIVKSDVENFVPAQSGGASVGKFVPAGQEDFEDVTNSQMRKAIAKALTNSKFTAPHYYLSVEFDMENAIAFRTQFNTIPDTKISYNDIVVKACALALKQHPQVNSQWFADKMRLNNHVHIGVAVAVPDGLVVPVVKFANEQSLPQIGAAVRDLAGKARNKKLTPAEMEGSTFTVSNLGMFGIDTFTSIINQPNSAILSVGNIVEKPVVKNGQIVVGNTMKLSLACDHRTVDGATGAQFLQTLKGYIENPVTMLV; this is translated from the coding sequence ATGGCTATAGTAGTAAATATGCCGCGATTAAGCGACACAATGGAAGAAGGAACTGTTGCAACTTGGTTAAAAAAAGTAGGTGACAAAATTGAAGAAGGTGATATTTTAGCTGAAATTGAAACTGATAAAGCAACGATGGAATTTGAGTCTTTTAATGAAGGGACTTTACTTCATATTGGTGTTCAAGAAGGTGAAACAACAAAAGTAGATGAGCTTTTAGCTATTATTGGTGATGAGGGTGAAGATATTTCTGGGTTGTTAAACGGAGGAGGTGGAAACGCTTCCGCGGAAGTAGAAGAAGAAGCTATCACAGAACCGACTGAAGGTGTTGAAGAAAAAAGCGATGCTGTACCAACTCAAGAATTACCAGAAGGTGTTATAGTGGTTACTATGCCACGTTTAAGTGATACTATGGAAGAAGGAACTGTTGCAACTTGGCTTAAAAAAGTTGGAGATACAGTTGAAGAAGGTGATATTTTAGCAGAAATTGAAACTGATAAAGCGACTATGGAGTTTGAGTCATTTCAATCAGGAACCTTATTAGAAATAGGCTTACAAGAAGGAGAATCTGCAAAAGTAGATGCTTTATTAGCTATAATTGGACCTGCAGGAACAGATGTTTCTGGTGTTGCTGCTAATTTTTCTAATGTTGCTGCGCCTGCTAAAAAAGAGGAAGCTCCAAAAGTTGAAACGAAACAAGAAGCTCCAAAATCGACACCAGTAGTTGCTCAAAAAACAAGTGCGCCAGCACCTACACCAGTTACGGCTAACGGAAGATTATTTGTATCTCCTTTAGCAAAAAAAATAGCTGAAGAAAAAGGAATTAATTTAACTCAAGTTCAAGGTTCTGGTGAAAACGGACGAATTGTAAAAAGTGATGTTGAGAATTTTGTTCCAGCACAATCTGGAGGAGCTTCAGTTGGTAAATTTGTACCAGCAGGACAAGAAGATTTTGAAGATGTAACTAATTCGCAAATGCGTAAAGCTATTGCAAAAGCATTAACAAATTCTAAGTTTACTGCACCTCATTATTATTTAAGTGTAGAGTTTGATATGGAAAACGCAATAGCTTTCCGTACACAATTTAATACCATTCCAGATACTAAAATATCTTATAATGATATAGTTGTTAAAGCTTGTGCTTTGGCATTAAAACAACATCCTCAAGTAAATTCACAATGGTTCGCAGATAAAATGCGATTAAATAACCATGTACATATTGGTGTAGCTGTAGCTGTTCCAGATGGATTAGTAGTGCCCGTAGTAAAATTTGCAAACGAGCAATCTTTACCTCAAATTGGTGCTGCAGTTAGAGATCTAGCAGGAAAAGCTAGAAATAAAAAGTTGACACCTGCAGAAATGGAAGGTAGTACGTTTACGGTTTCTAATTTAGGTATGTTTGGAATAGATACATTTACATCTATTATCAACCAACCAAACTCAGCCATTCTTTCTGTTGGAAATATTGTTGAAAAGCCAGTGGTTAAAAATGGTCAAATTGTAGTGGGGAATACCATGAAATTATCGTTAGCTTGTGACCATAGAACAGTGGACGGTGCAACAGGAGCTCAATTCCTTCAAACATTAAAAGGATATATTGAAAATCCGGTAACTATGTTGGTATAA
- the pdhA gene encoding pyruvate dehydrogenase (acetyl-transferring) E1 component subunit alpha — translation MQKITKEVYLKWYEDMLFWRKFEDKLAAVYIQQKVRGFLHLYNGQEAVLAGALHAMDLTKDKMITAYRNHVQPIGMGVDPKRVMAELYGKVTGTSKGMGGSMHIFSKEHRFYGGHGIVGGQIPLGAGIAFGDKFHGVDGVTLCCFGDGAARQGSLHETFNLAMLWNLPVVFVCENNGYAMGTSVERTANHTEIWKLGLGYNMPCGPVDGMNPIKVAEAFDEAIQRARKGGGPTFLELKTYRYRGHSMSDAQHYRTKDEVEEYKKIDPITQVKDVILEKKYASEDDIKVIDKRVKDRVAECEKFAEESPFPPVQQLYDMVYEQEDFPFIQHKI, via the coding sequence ATGCAAAAAATCACAAAAGAGGTTTACCTCAAATGGTATGAAGATATGTTATTCTGGAGAAAGTTTGAAGACAAACTAGCTGCGGTATACATACAACAAAAAGTAAGAGGATTTCTTCACTTATACAATGGTCAAGAAGCTGTACTAGCAGGAGCTTTACATGCTATGGACTTGACTAAAGATAAAATGATTACAGCTTATAGAAATCACGTGCAGCCCATAGGGATGGGTGTAGACCCAAAACGTGTTATGGCTGAACTTTATGGAAAAGTAACAGGGACATCTAAAGGTATGGGTGGTTCTATGCACATATTTTCTAAAGAACATCGTTTTTATGGAGGTCACGGTATTGTTGGAGGTCAAATTCCATTAGGAGCAGGTATTGCTTTTGGAGATAAATTTCACGGCGTAGATGGTGTAACACTATGTTGCTTTGGAGATGGTGCTGCAAGACAAGGGTCTTTACATGAAACTTTTAACTTAGCGATGCTTTGGAATCTTCCAGTAGTATTTGTTTGTGAAAATAATGGATATGCAATGGGTACTTCTGTAGAACGTACAGCGAACCATACTGAAATTTGGAAATTAGGTTTAGGTTATAATATGCCTTGCGGACCAGTTGATGGTATGAACCCAATTAAAGTTGCTGAAGCTTTTGATGAAGCGATTCAAAGAGCACGTAAAGGCGGAGGGCCAACTTTCTTAGAGCTTAAAACTTATCGTTATAGAGGGCATTCAATGAGTGATGCTCAGCATTATAGAACGAAAGATGAGGTTGAAGAATACAAGAAAATTGACCCAATTACACAGGTGAAAGATGTTATTCTTGAGAAAAAATATGCTTCTGAAGATGATATTAAAGTGATTGATAAACGCGTAAAAGATAGAGTAGCAGAGTGTGAGAAATTTGCAGAGGAATCTCCATTTCCACCAGTGCAACAGCTTTACGATATGGTTTACGAACAAGAAGATTTCCCATTTATTCAACATAAAATATAA
- the cdd gene encoding cytidine deaminase, protein MKEVKIESTLYVFENLDELPEEISLLMQQAVKARENAYAPYSKFHVGAALLLDNGEVITGNNQENASYPSGLCAERTAIYYAGSQYPEAKVLRMVISAASKRQTTITPIPPCGACRQAISEYEEKQESPIEIYFMGEKGKIVKSNSLANLLPLVFDKSVL, encoded by the coding sequence ATGAAGGAAGTAAAAATAGAATCCACATTATATGTTTTTGAAAATTTAGATGAGCTTCCAGAAGAAATATCTTTATTAATGCAACAAGCAGTTAAAGCTAGAGAAAATGCTTATGCGCCATATTCTAAGTTTCATGTTGGAGCAGCATTACTTTTAGATAATGGAGAAGTAATTACAGGAAATAATCAAGAAAATGCATCCTATCCATCTGGATTGTGTGCAGAACGTACTGCTATATATTATGCAGGGTCTCAATATCCTGAAGCAAAAGTTTTAAGAATGGTAATATCGGCAGCGTCAAAAAGGCAAACAACGATAACGCCTATTCCGCCGTGCGGTGCTTGCAGACAAGCAATATCGGAGTATGAGGAGAAACAAGAATCACCTATAGAAATTTATTTTATGGGAGAAAAAGGTAAGATTGTAAAATCAAATTCACTTGCAAATTTATTACCATTAGTATTCGATAAATCAGTTTTATAA
- the porV gene encoding type IX secretion system outer membrane channel protein PorV, whose protein sequence is MKNQLLLLLAFAFLLKVSAQETIVFPNQDRRVITTGVPFVLIAPDARAAALGDMGVATSVDAFSQQWNSSKYVFSETKSGIGVSYTPYLSKLVNDIFLGNVTYFNRIDERSAFAASLKYFSLGDIEFVTDEFSEALIQRPNELTIDASYALRLSDQFAMSVAMRYLRSDLRLNGVDGDATPANTFGVDISGYYQSEEEAYSDYNGRWRAGFAIQNIGPKFKYDEGGQENFQPTNLRLGAGFDFIFDQYNKVSVTAEVAKLLVPTPPVYGYVDTDGDENQDGDEPTIIVKGKDPDVSFLSGMFQSFGDAPDGFSEELKEFTWALSAEYVYQDSFAFRTGYFNESEDKGARKFLALGAGFKANVVNIDLSYLFSASKVQSPLENTLRFSLTFNIGDGEYNEY, encoded by the coding sequence ATGAAAAACCAATTATTGCTATTATTAGCATTTGCTTTTCTATTAAAAGTAAGTGCCCAAGAAACTATTGTTTTTCCAAATCAAGATAGAAGGGTTATAACAACAGGAGTTCCCTTTGTTTTAATTGCTCCAGATGCTCGTGCAGCGGCTTTAGGTGATATGGGGGTTGCTACCTCTGTAGATGCGTTTTCTCAACAATGGAATTCATCAAAATATGTCTTTTCAGAAACCAAATCAGGAATAGGAGTTAGTTATACACCTTATTTAAGTAAGTTGGTAAATGATATTTTTTTAGGAAATGTTACTTATTTTAATAGAATAGATGAGCGTAGTGCTTTTGCAGCTAGTTTAAAATATTTCTCTTTAGGCGATATTGAATTTGTAACAGATGAATTTTCAGAAGCTTTAATACAAAGACCAAATGAATTAACTATTGATGCATCTTACGCTTTACGTCTTTCTGATCAATTTGCAATGTCTGTGGCTATGCGTTATTTGCGTTCAGATTTAAGATTAAATGGTGTCGATGGTGATGCTACACCTGCCAATACTTTTGGTGTTGATATTTCTGGGTATTATCAAAGTGAAGAAGAGGCTTATTCTGATTATAATGGACGTTGGAGAGCAGGTTTTGCAATTCAAAATATAGGACCTAAATTTAAGTATGATGAAGGCGGACAAGAAAATTTTCAGCCAACAAACTTGCGTTTAGGAGCTGGTTTCGATTTTATATTTGATCAATATAATAAAGTTTCGGTAACAGCTGAAGTTGCTAAATTATTAGTGCCAACACCTCCTGTTTATGGTTATGTTGATACTGATGGTGATGAAAATCAAGATGGAGATGAGCCAACAATTATTGTTAAGGGGAAAGATCCAGATGTGAGTTTCTTGTCTGGAATGTTTCAGTCGTTTGGAGATGCTCCAGATGGTTTTAGTGAGGAGTTAAAAGAATTTACATGGGCACTTAGTGCGGAGTATGTGTATCAAGATTCGTTTGCTTTTAGAACAGGTTATTTTAATGAGAGTGAAGATAAAGGCGCTAGAAAGTTTTTAGCACTAGGAGCTGGTTTTAAGGCTAATGTGGTAAATATAGATTTATCGTATTTATTTTCAGCCTCAAAAGTGCAAAGTCCATTAGAAAATACGTTGCGTTTTTCTTTAACTTTTAATATTGGAGATGGAGAGTATAACGAATACTAG
- the porU gene encoding type IX secretion system sortase PorU gives MKEKLLLLFLISSLVVFPQQKKYVLTWADSQIFSAGTYTIEFPSFNKENFSYDFDSGLLFVDQWEIPSTINESNVTISNVSYASISKSDLKDLDINNIPKKLKFSLKNSKSRDRLYAFFQLSPIIKDENGTFKKIVSFQLNYSSGINKLSSLKKESQAKVISNSVLNSGEWYKFYVDTTGVFKLTRNFLERLGVKVNNVNPRNIKVYGNGGRMIPYSNSVSYPIDIEENAVKFVGEEDGVFNAQDYILFYAQGPKEFNVESNTNINCYTDKTYYFINISSGAGKRIQPFTQPTGVVDLVIDTFEDYKFHEKDEYNIAFLGRRWFGDRFDVDTNKKFKFDFPDIVTSEPISLRVYVAAASTTSTSMALSVNGASISTLSIAAASTPTLASERAFIGNVNLNSSIISVELNYDNQGNPSALGYLDYISIKATRKLSFHDKQFQFKNSSVISSSGIGQYNISNASQISEVWDVTDIYNVSNFKHKDSAATLSFTSQLGALKTYVAITPSDYYEPKFDSNTIVYNQNIKGTVFINNEGEFQDVDYIIVTPNNLLSEAERLAQINRKQYNLNVKVFGLDEIYNEFSTGNQDVGAIRNLVKYVYGNASAPENRIKYLCLFGDGSFDYKDRIQNNINIVPSWYSYGSFNLTNSFVSDDFYGMMDDNEGTMSTNDKLDIAVGRMLIDTPQRAKEMVDKVESYHIKEAFGSWRNNFVVVSDDVDKDWEGILQETTDNIGNLVTQEKSFMNVVKIHSDAFKQESSAGGNRYPKVNTELVNAIDNGALVVNYFGHGGEDGLAQERILLKPDIEGFRNFYKLNCFVTVTCEFTKFDNPFRQTAGEFAYWNKQAGSIGLITTTRQIFVNFAINFNNTLGQYLFSYSDNDSYQDYEYPSMAEALRLTKNDPFISGNSQRRLVFFIGDPAMKLAISKPNIRLTKINDIPISQSTDTLKALSYVKMAGEVTDVSGNILNNYSGTLSTTIYDKSIERQTLANDGTRLNGELVKLDFTTLGEIIFRGQASVSNGQFEFDFVVPKDIGIPVGFGKVSFYAKNETLLQDKSGASINTVKIGGINENAAEDNIGPVITLYMNDENFVSGGITNESPTLLAKMEDENGINTASGIGHDIIAILDGDETNPVVLNDYYQTEVDDYKKGVLSFPFRDLEPGLHTLTLKAWDVYNNSSVSEIQFVVFDKDQELVINNVLNYPNPFVNYTEFWFNHNSSESLDVSIQIFTVSGKLVKTLNGQTSGGLITTSSLSRDIVWDGRDDFGDKIGKGVYIYKLKVHSSYLNKKVEKIEKLVIL, from the coding sequence ATGAAAGAAAAATTATTACTATTATTTTTAATAAGTAGTCTTGTTGTATTCCCACAGCAAAAGAAATATGTGCTTACTTGGGCAGATTCTCAGATATTTTCTGCGGGTACTTATACTATTGAATTTCCATCTTTTAATAAAGAAAATTTTAGCTATGATTTTGATTCAGGTTTACTGTTTGTAGATCAATGGGAGATTCCAAGTACTATAAATGAATCTAACGTTACTATTAGTAATGTATCTTATGCTTCAATATCTAAATCTGACTTAAAAGATTTAGATATTAATAATATTCCGAAAAAATTAAAATTTAGCCTAAAGAATTCTAAATCTAGAGATAGATTATATGCCTTTTTTCAACTGTCTCCAATTATTAAGGATGAAAATGGAACATTCAAAAAGATTGTTTCATTTCAATTAAATTACTCTAGTGGAATTAATAAGTTGTCGTCATTAAAAAAAGAAAGTCAGGCTAAAGTTATAAGTAATTCAGTATTGAATTCTGGAGAGTGGTATAAGTTTTATGTAGATACTACTGGAGTTTTTAAGTTGACTAGGAATTTTTTAGAACGTTTAGGTGTTAAGGTTAATAATGTAAACCCTAGAAATATAAAAGTATATGGTAATGGAGGCCGTATGATTCCTTATTCTAATTCAGTTTCATATCCAATAGATATTGAGGAGAATGCTGTAAAGTTTGTAGGAGAAGAAGATGGAGTTTTTAATGCACAAGATTATATTTTGTTTTATGCACAGGGACCAAAAGAATTTAATGTAGAAAGTAATACCAACATAAATTGTTATACAGATAAAACGTATTATTTTATTAATATAAGTTCTGGTGCTGGTAAGCGAATTCAGCCATTTACACAACCTACCGGAGTAGTAGATTTAGTTATTGATACTTTTGAAGATTATAAGTTTCATGAAAAGGATGAATATAATATAGCTTTTTTAGGAAGACGGTGGTTTGGAGATAGATTTGATGTCGATACAAATAAAAAATTTAAGTTTGATTTCCCAGATATAGTAACATCAGAACCTATAAGTTTAAGGGTTTATGTTGCTGCAGCATCTACTACCTCTACTTCTATGGCACTTTCTGTAAATGGAGCTTCAATATCCACGCTTTCTATAGCTGCTGCATCAACTCCTACTTTGGCAAGTGAAAGAGCTTTTATTGGAAATGTTAATTTGAATTCATCAATAATATCAGTAGAGCTTAATTATGATAATCAAGGAAATCCAAGTGCTTTAGGGTATTTAGACTATATATCAATTAAAGCAACTAGAAAATTAAGTTTTCATGATAAGCAGTTTCAGTTTAAAAATAGTAGTGTTATTTCTAGCTCTGGGATAGGACAATATAACATTTCTAATGCATCACAAATATCTGAGGTTTGGGATGTTACAGATATATATAATGTGTCTAATTTTAAGCATAAAGATTCTGCTGCAACCCTAAGTTTTACATCTCAATTAGGGGCTTTGAAAACCTATGTTGCAATAACGCCTTCAGATTATTATGAACCTAAATTTGATTCCAATACGATTGTATACAATCAAAATATAAAAGGTACCGTTTTTATAAATAATGAAGGTGAATTTCAAGATGTAGATTATATCATAGTAACACCCAATAATTTGCTTAGTGAAGCCGAACGTTTAGCTCAAATTAATAGAAAGCAATATAATTTAAATGTAAAAGTGTTTGGTTTAGATGAGATTTATAATGAGTTTAGTACAGGTAATCAGGATGTTGGTGCTATCAGGAATTTAGTGAAATATGTGTATGGTAATGCTAGTGCGCCAGAAAACAGAATAAAATATTTGTGTTTATTTGGAGATGGTTCTTTTGATTACAAAGATAGAATTCAGAATAATATTAACATTGTTCCCTCTTGGTATTCTTATGGGAGTTTTAATCTTACTAATTCGTTCGTTTCTGATGATTTTTATGGTATGATGGATGATAACGAAGGAACTATGTCTACAAATGATAAACTGGATATTGCAGTAGGTCGTATGCTAATTGATACGCCGCAACGAGCTAAAGAAATGGTTGATAAAGTAGAATCTTATCATATAAAAGAAGCTTTTGGTAGTTGGAGGAATAATTTTGTGGTAGTGTCTGATGATGTCGATAAAGATTGGGAGGGTATTTTGCAAGAAACTACAGATAATATAGGAAATTTAGTGACTCAAGAAAAATCATTTATGAATGTAGTTAAAATTCATTCAGATGCATTTAAACAAGAGTCATCAGCTGGAGGAAATAGATACCCAAAAGTAAATACCGAACTAGTAAATGCAATCGATAATGGAGCCTTAGTTGTTAATTATTTTGGTCATGGTGGTGAAGATGGTTTAGCTCAAGAGCGTATTTTGTTAAAACCCGATATAGAAGGATTTCGAAATTTTTATAAACTTAATTGTTTTGTAACAGTTACTTGTGAGTTTACAAAATTTGATAATCCGTTTAGACAAACAGCAGGCGAGTTTGCTTATTGGAATAAACAAGCTGGATCTATAGGTTTGATTACAACTACCAGACAGATTTTTGTAAATTTTGCTATTAATTTTAATAACACTTTAGGACAGTATTTGTTTTCATATAGTGATAATGATAGCTATCAAGACTATGAATATCCTTCAATGGCAGAGGCATTAAGGTTAACCAAAAATGATCCGTTTATTTCTGGTAATTCTCAAAGACGCTTAGTGTTTTTTATAGGAGACCCAGCCATGAAATTGGCAATTTCAAAACCGAATATAAGGTTAACGAAAATTAATGATATTCCAATAAGCCAATCAACAGACACATTAAAAGCACTTAGTTATGTAAAGATGGCAGGTGAAGTTACAGATGTTTCTGGTAATATTTTAAATAATTATAGCGGCACACTTTCAACCACTATTTACGATAAATCTATTGAAAGACAAACATTAGCAAATGATGGAACACGTTTAAATGGAGAGCTTGTTAAATTAGATTTTACCACACTTGGAGAAATTATTTTTAGAGGGCAAGCATCTGTTTCTAATGGACAATTTGAATTCGATTTTGTTGTACCTAAAGATATTGGTATACCAGTTGGATTTGGTAAAGTAAGTTTTTATGCTAAGAATGAAACCTTACTTCAGGATAAATCTGGAGCAAGTATTAATACAGTAAAAATTGGAGGAATAAATGAAAATGCTGCTGAAGATAATATAGGGCCAGTCATTACTTTGTATATGAATGATGAAAACTTTGTTTCCGGCGGTATTACAAACGAATCACCTACACTACTTGCTAAAATGGAAGATGAAAATGGTATAAACACAGCAAGTGGTATTGGTCATGATATTATAGCGATACTTGATGGTGATGAGACAAATCCAGTAGTTTTAAATGATTATTATCAAACAGAAGTCGATGATTATAAAAAAGGTGTTTTAAGTTTTCCTTTTAGAGATTTAGAACCAGGTCTTCATACCTTAACTCTTAAGGCATGGGATGTTTATAATAATTCTTCAGTATCCGAAATTCAGTTTGTTGTATTTGATAAAGATCAAGAATTGGTTATAAATAATGTGCTTAATTACCCAAATCCGTTTGTAAATTATACAGAATTTTGGTTTAATCACAATAGTTCGGAGTCTTTAGACGTTTCTATACAGATATTCACTGTTTCCGGAAAATTGGTTAAAACACTTAATGGTCAAACATCAGGAGGTTTAATAACCACTAGTTCCTTGTCAAGAGATATCGTTTGGGATGGTAGAGATGATTTTGGAGATAAAATAGGAAAAGGGGTTTATATTTATAAACTAAAGGTACATTCTAGTTATTTAAATAAAAAGGTAGAAAAAATAGAGAAACTCGTAATATTATAA
- the gldJ gene encoding gliding motility lipoprotein GldJ gives MDMKKVVTFKILFVLTLTIVSTSCKKSSSSKNSSRATGWQINSREGGFQYNTDFEEQETSPGLVFVEGGTFTKGRVQDDVMHDWNNSPNQQHVQSFYMDETEVTNAMYMEYLDWIKRVYPPSDENFRAIYHGALPDTLVWRNRLGFNEVMTDNYLRHPAYGEYPVVGVSWIQAVEFANWRSDRVNEYNLEKAGYLKRDAKILDVNADSNFSTDTYINAPSLTYGGNEEIINGESRGRRNIQTDADGNETGIYATRETGIISPKYRLPTETEWEYAALGLSEIRSYNLYRGRKKYPWDGQYTRSGKRKTRGDQKANFKQGKGDYGGIAGWSDDGADITNAVKSYEPNDYGLYDMAGNVAEWVADVYRPIIDDEFNDFNYYRGNVYTKNAINDDGTVKIVTIDNIVYDTLSNGKVVARNLPGEILQVPVDENETYLRTNFDKSNEINFRDGDKRSSRYFEDFNEDEETNSENEESSTRKMYNSPKHKITRDSLGNIIREYDKGNNRTSLINDEVRVYKGGSWKDREYWLDPAQRRYFPQDMATDYIGFRCAMSRVGSKSKAKNKTKN, from the coding sequence ATGGATATGAAAAAAGTAGTAACATTCAAGATTTTGTTTGTTTTGACTTTAACAATAGTCTCAACTAGTTGTAAAAAATCTTCGAGTTCAAAGAATAGCTCTAGAGCTACTGGATGGCAAATAAACTCCAGAGAAGGCGGATTTCAATACAATACAGATTTTGAAGAACAGGAAACTTCCCCGGGTTTAGTATTTGTTGAAGGTGGAACTTTTACAAAAGGGCGTGTTCAAGATGATGTGATGCATGATTGGAACAACAGTCCAAATCAGCAACACGTTCAATCTTTTTACATGGATGAAACTGAAGTTACAAACGCCATGTATATGGAGTATTTAGATTGGATAAAAAGGGTTTACCCTCCATCTGATGAAAATTTCAGAGCAATTTATCATGGTGCTTTACCTGACACACTTGTTTGGAGAAACAGATTAGGTTTTAACGAAGTTATGACCGACAATTACTTACGTCACCCAGCTTACGGAGAATATCCTGTTGTTGGAGTAAGTTGGATTCAAGCTGTAGAATTTGCAAATTGGCGTTCAGACCGCGTTAATGAATATAATTTAGAAAAAGCAGGTTATTTAAAGCGTGATGCCAAAATTTTAGATGTTAATGCTGACTCTAATTTTAGCACAGACACCTATATTAATGCTCCAAGTTTAACTTATGGTGGAAACGAAGAAATTATTAATGGAGAATCTCGTGGAAGAAGAAATATACAAACTGATGCCGATGGTAATGAAACTGGAATTTACGCGACTCGTGAAACTGGAATAATTTCTCCAAAATATAGGCTACCAACTGAAACTGAGTGGGAATATGCCGCTTTAGGATTAAGCGAAATAAGAAGTTACAATCTTTATCGTGGTCGTAAAAAATACCCATGGGATGGACAATATACACGTTCTGGAAAACGTAAAACACGCGGTGATCAAAAAGCTAATTTCAAACAAGGAAAAGGTGATTATGGTGGAATTGCTGGATGGTCTGACGATGGAGCAGATATTACTAATGCTGTTAAATCATACGAACCTAATGATTATGGTTTATATGACATGGCTGGTAATGTTGCTGAATGGGTTGCCGATGTTTACCGACCTATTATAGATGACGAGTTTAACGACTTCAATTACTACCGTGGTAATGTTTATACTAAAAATGCTATTAATGATGATGGCACAGTAAAAATAGTAACAATAGATAATATTGTTTATGACACACTGTCTAATGGAAAAGTTGTTGCAAGAAATTTACCTGGTGAAATATTACAAGTTCCTGTTGATGAAAATGAAACCTATTTACGTACTAACTTTGATAAGAGTAATGAAATAAACTTTAGAGACGGAGACAAACGTTCTTCTCGTTATTTTGAAGATTTCAACGAAGACGAAGAAACAAATAGCGAAAATGAAGAATCAAGCACAAGAAAAATGTATAACTCTCCTAAACACAAAATCACTAGAGATTCTTTAGGAAACATTATTAGAGAATACGATAAAGGAAACAATAGAACATCTTTAATCAATGATGAAGTTAGAGTATACAAAGGAGGTTCGTGGAAAGACAGAGAGTATTGGTTAGACCCTGCTCAAAGACGTTACTTCCCACAAGATATGGCAACAGACTATATCGGGTTTAGATGCGCTATGTCTCGTGTAGGCTCAAAATCTAAAGCAAAAAATAAAACTAAAAACTAG